DNA sequence from the Pomacea canaliculata isolate SZHN2017 linkage group LG7, ASM307304v1, whole genome shotgun sequence genome:
TTATTCTATTGGCAGTGTCCATGCTTGTCCGTACGAGAGCGTGTTTATATGAGTACATACACAAATATCTGGTTAACTTTTTCCTGtatgtctctattttttttgagttttttttctgtgttatggttcttctttgttttgtttgcatttttgcatgTCTGCCTGATTATTTGGGTGGCTAGATGTGCGTTGGTTGTTCAATCTGTCCATCCACgtttctgtctgtttgtgtgtctatttgtttattaatatttattttgtggacTCTACAGCCTCAGTGCCCAGTTTCTGGACTTTTTGGAATATAGCGACAATCGCTGGCGGTGTAGCTGCTCTCGTCTTTGTCACAtctatcatcattatcatcgtcgtgcTGTGTAAACGTACgtatgtgtgttatatatatatatatctgcgcGCGTTTGTGGATGTGAGTATTCGTGAATCTTTGCACGTGCGAGTGCTTGTATACATGTTTATGTGGGCCTTTGTGAGTGGGTCATTGTATTAATGTGCCGAAGTATGTCTAGTACGTGTCTATGTTATGTTCACGTTCGTGGGTGAGCGCGTGtctgtgtatgagagagagagagagggggggttATACGAATACGAATAGTATATTTTGTTACGATTTTGGTATTACAGGAAaagtgtgtgtaagagagggagagagggagcgaATGAGACAGAACGaacgacggagagaaagagTCTGTGTGTTTAGCTTGCGTGCATTCATCCTTTAGTTCGTTTGTTTGTCCATCCGTTGAATCTTTACGAGCtgttgcgtttgtttgtttgtttgtttgtttgtttgtttgtttgtttgttttcacctTCATTTGTTACATAAGTTTATTTTGACCATGCTAGTTTCGGCCAAGTGGTCAGTTTTGAACCAGTCTACAATTTTAACGAGCATTAAATTAGTGAAAAGACAGACTGACTGTCAGATTTACTTgagtatttttaaatacattttctgtgtAGTTTTGTTAGTAAAACAAATCGCATGATGTAAAGTACAATGATCATCAGACGTACGTTAAGAAACAACCACTTattaacataaatattaatgtttactattttaaaatattttgaaactattTCAGGACGACGCGAATCAGTCCATGAGGTTAGTGTAGTGGAGTACCCGGACCTTTGCACAGCCTCGTCAACATTTTTCCTGTCGGTGGAGGACACCGACAACGATATATTGGCCGTCAACGACAGCAACGCCGACAACGACAACAGACGCAGCCGAAACCCAGGTCGTCATGTCAACAAGGCACCCACATCCGTCGCCTTGGCGCCCACTGCAGACAACATTTCCCAGAGACCGAGCGAATGTCTGCAGCCTGCAGAGGATGAAGTGGAAAGTCCCGTGGTGCCTCGCAAAAAACATGGCGGCGGTGGCGCTTTTGGTAGACAACTCTCGGAACAAACTGTAGACAGACATGGCGCTGGGAGCGCTTTTAATAGACAGGTTTCAGAACAAACTGTAGACAGACATGGGAGCACAGTGGACAAGCGCCAGTCTGAAAGCGAGGCTATCTATGATGTTCCGAAAATCGCCTTCAAGAGGATTGCATATGGCAACACGTTAGTGTGGACCAGGGACAAGGGGGCGGGCAGGAAGTCCAGCACACCCTCCGATGATCAAAGGAAGAGTTCCAGGTCAGGGGTTGTGTACGACATCCCCAGAAACTTGAGTGTCAAGAGATCTCGAATAGCGAAAAGTTCACAATGAGTTTTCAAGAAGTTTGTGGCAGTTCGATTCCGTTCGGGGAACCTTTTTGTGAAAAGGATGTGTGAAATGACTGTGAACATCTTTCTTCAAGCTGTTGCAAAGTTAACggtgaaaaatgtttatatgcaTTCTAACAATCAAACgacacttttttcaaaatataaaacataattaaaatggTGAGGAACATTGTTTCCAAGAGTATCCGTGTTTTGACTGTGTGCTACAGTCAATGTTAGAGTGTTGTTAACATATAAGGTTAAAAATATCAAACCTGTATGACTTCTCTCCAATTATCTTTAAAACATATCACACTTTGGATTTAGAATTTAAAGGACAAGAAGTTTCCAAGTTTTACCTCGGGTGAATGAGAGGAAGCCATCATCTACTTAAGTTCATATACTAGTCTATACATTACCAGCTTTTCTTTCTACATTTTGCTGACTCCTTTTAccttcaaagaaacattttgtggatttttctcCGTTTTCGTGATTTAAATGACCTtttaattattgaaataatCTAATGTGGATGACCTTTGTGACttgtattgtattatattgttgTAAGATGATCCGTTTGTCTGAAAATTTGTTTAGGAAAAATGCTAATGGAATCATTAAAGTACATGATAATTTCCCGCCACTTCTCtcactgttttctcttttcgtcGGTGAAACAATTCCTTTTCTATTCTACTGCGATTGCTTTCATGTC
Encoded proteins:
- the LOC112568186 gene encoding uncharacterized protein LOC112568186 codes for the protein MNMNSEPVYASSDIPVTTPRVKTTASVPSFWTFWNIATIAGGVAALVFVTSIIIIIVVLCKRRRESVHEVSVVEYPDLCTASSTFFLSVEDTDNDILAVNDSNADNDNRRSRNPGRHVNKAPTSVALAPTADNISQRPSECLQPAEDEVESPVVPRKKHGGGGAFGRQLSEQTVDRHGAGSAFNRQVSEQTVDRHGSTVDKRQSESEAIYDVPKIAFKRIAYGNTLVWTRDKGAGRKSSTPSDDQRKSSRSGVVYDIPRNLSVKRSRIAKSSQ